In Dysidea avara chromosome 3, odDysAvar1.4, whole genome shotgun sequence, a single window of DNA contains:
- the LOC136251094 gene encoding gamma-aminobutyric acid type B receptor subunit 2-like isoform X2, protein MRSLTILIVCANLLAVSSQGNTTNETSRNETSNHTLYLGVFLSMDTEDPSQESIGFLPALDLAIETVNNHSEVLKNLDGVSYTLEVVKSDSKCEASTSLQGFIHQIFNEPTKIMLIGASCSVSTEPLAELSPYWSLVQISPSASSPRLSSTSPFSRFLRTVSSDREIDYGISRTMRRFGWSRIALLTQSENIFTFFAAALRDHFEKERGDLKIITEISFNTDGDVEQAVAQLQRTAARVVFVNMYSPGAIRVVCEAHRRGMTHPTYAWMFFNWYSNDWWNVSNSSSCTDDMRKSFLDYSLVFDHYPRINDSDKNETNIAGMTYEQYEHEYYKRLQNDYPHYRTDLFNDSVYTFDAVWAAALALHNASKVLENDLTLMNFSYNSENTSRDIYEAALSTSFFGLSVKVNFDSETGDRIGKVRLLQYRYTGNLSKVQFAEISSDKRLVFLQGLSVGTVYPNGMAVDEEHTYIDTPLFATYTVLSVIGIVFSCVMLIFNLWYREQPYVQLSNPYLNILIVIGAIMFYVVVILFGVDENTASFDTVDSLCHTRIWLCAFAFTLLCGTIIAKTYKIYHIFRHTKPNSTPAVDLIYLFLIVGVLLGVDFIFLVVVTSFDNTRLNRREKELGTDDDDGSLPEIVGVCDAEHSVEWLSVLFAYKGFILLAGLFLAVETRKVKLASLNESRFIAMSVYGAVIVSIALTPIGFLLENFPNAQYAILGIMILISVTIILGLVFLSKMYKVYRDPDGKSIRDEIKSESNMSTIKPTDSTDYNDNAYRNKIEMLNMEVIQLRDEIAQLKRQNSATDLDVPISDTNGSTVSAKYEVSISDANGSTVL, encoded by the exons ATGAGGTCGTTGACGATTCTTATCGTCTGTGCTAATTTGCTTGCCGTGTCATCCCAAGGGAACACTACTAACGAGACGAGCCGTAATGAGACTAGTAACCACACGTTGTATCTTGGAGTGTTTCTTTCGATGGATACTGAGGACCCAAGTCAAGAGTCCATAGGATTTCTACCAGCTCTGGACTTAGCTATTGAGACTGTTAATAACCACTCTGAGGTTCTGAAGAATTTAGACGGAGTGTCGTACACTTTAGAAGTGGTTAAAAGTGACTCGAAG TGCGAGGCATCTACTAGTCTTCAAGGATTTATTCATCAGATTTTCAATGAGCCAACTAAAATTATGTTGATAGGGGCCTCGTGTTCAGTGTCTACAGAACCACTAGCTGAACTGTCACCATATTGGAGTTTAGTGCAG ATATCTCCGTCTGCCTCATCTCCTCGCCTCTCAAGTACCTCACCATTTTCCAGATTCTTAAGAACAGTGTCAAGTGATAGAGAGATAGATTATGGGATATCAAGAACAATGAGGCGTTTTGGATGGTCCAGAATTGCTTTGTTAACGCAATCTGAAAATATCTTCACTTTT TTTGCTGCAGCTTTACGTGATCACTTTGAAAAAGAACGAGGTGATTTGAAAATTATTACTGAAATATCATTCAATACTGATGGAGATGTGGAACAAGCAGTGGCTCAACTACAA CGTACCGCAGCTCGTGTGGTGTTTGTCAACATGTACTCTCCTGGTGCTATCAGAGTTGTATGTGAG GCACACAGGAGAGGCATGACCCACCCAACATATGCATGGATGTTTTTCAACTGGTACAGCAATGATTGGTGGAATGTTTCCAATTCATCTAGCTGCACTGATGATATGAGAAAGTCATTTCTTGATTACTCGCTTGTTTTTGATCATTATCCAAGAATCAATGACAGTGACAAGAACGAAACTAATATTGCTGGAATG ACTTATGAGCAATACGAACATGAGTACTACAAAAGACTTCAAAATGACTATCCTCATTATCGGACTGATCTTTTTAATGACAGTGTTTATACATTTGATGCTGTGTGGGCAGCTGCACTAGCTCTCCACAATGCTTCTAAAGTGTTGGAGAATGATCTAACACTGATGAACTTTAGTTATAACAGTGAGAACACCTCAAGGGATATCTATGAAGCAGCACTTAGCACGTCTTTCTTTGGTCTTTCAGTAA AAGTGAATTTTGACAGCGAAACTGGTGACAGGATTGGCAAAGTTAGACTGCTTCAATATCGAT ATACTGGAAACCTATCAAAAGTGCAGTTTGCTGAAATCTCTTCTGACAAACGATTAGTGTTTCTACAAGGTCTCAGTGTTGGTACAGTCTATCCTAATG GCATGGCTGTTGATGAGGAACATACTTACATTGATACACCACTGTTTGCTACCTACACTGTTTTGTCTGTGATTGGAATTGTGTTTTCCTGTGTCATGTTGATTTTCAACTTGTGGTACAGAGAACAACC GTATGTGCAACTCAGTAATCCGTACCTCAATATCTTGATTGTGATTGGTGCAATCATGTTCTACGTTGTTGTGATATTGTTTGGTGTGGATGAGAACACTGCATCATTTGATACAGTGGACAGTTTGTGTCATACAAGAATCTGGCTGTGTGCGTTTGCATTTACTCTACTATGTGGTACCATCATTGCCAAAACTTATAAAATTTATCACATCTTTCGTCACACAAAGCCTAATTCTACTCCA GCGGTCGATCTTATTTACCTGTTTCTAATTGTCGGAGTACTTCTTGGTGTGGATTTCATTTTCTTGGTGGTTGTAACAAGTTTTGATAACACGAGGTTAAACCGAAGGGAAAAAGAATTAGGCACTGATGACGAT GATGGTAGTTTGCCTGAAATTGTTGGAGTATGTGATGCTGAGCACTCTGTAGAATGGTTATCAGTCTTATTTGCTTATAAAGGATTTATTCTGTTGGCTGGACTATTTCTTGCTGTTGAGACACGTAAAGTGAAATTAGCCTCTCTGAATGAGTCTCGATTTATTGCCATGTCAGTTTATGGAGCAGTAATAGTATCAATAGCTCTTACTCCGATTGGATTTCTGCTGGAAAACTTCCCCAATGCTCAGTATGCTATTTTAGGAATAATGATATTGATTAGTGTAACCATCATATTGGGATTAGTGTTCCTTTCAAAG ATGTACAAAGTATACAGGGACCCAGATGGAAAGAGTATTCGTGACGAAATAAAGTCTGAAAGCAATATGAGTACCATTAAGCCTACTGACAGTACAGACTACAATGATAATGCCTATCGTAATAAGATAGAGATGTTAAATATGGAGGTGATTCAGTTGAGGGATGAAATTGCACAG CTGAAAagacagaattctgctacagaTCTTGATGTGCCTATCAGTGATACTAATGGATCAACTGTTAGTGCTAAATATGAAGTGAGCATCAGTGATGCCAATGGATCAACTGTGTTATAA
- the LOC136251094 gene encoding gamma-aminobutyric acid type B receptor subunit 2-like isoform X1, whose product MRSLTILIVCANLLAVSSQGNTTNETSRNETSNHTLYLGVFLSMDTEDPSQESIGFLPALDLAIETVNNHSEVLKNLDGVSYTLEVVKSDSKCEASTSLQGFIHQIFNEPTKIMLIGASCSVSTEPLAELSPYWSLVQISPSASSPRLSSTSPFSRFLRTVSSDREIDYGISRTMRRFGWSRIALLTQSENIFTFFAAALRDHFEKERGDLKIITEISFNTDGDVEQAVAQLQRTAARVVFVNMYSPGAIRVVCEAHRRGMTHPTYAWMFFNWYSNDWWNVSNSSSCTDDMRKSFLDYSLVFDHYPRINDSDKNETNIAGMTYEQYEHEYYKRLQNDYPHYRTDLFNDSVYTFDAVWAAALALHNASKVLENDLTLMNFSYNSENTSRDIYEAALSTSFFGLSGEVNFDSETGDRIGKVRLLQYRYTGNLSKVQFAEISSDKRLVFLQGLSVGTVYPNGMAVDEEHTYIDTPLFATYTVLSVIGIVFSCVMLIFNLWYREQPYVQLSNPYLNILIVIGAIMFYVVVILFGVDENTASFDTVDSLCHTRIWLCAFAFTLLCGTIIAKTYKIYHIFRHTKPNSTPAVDLIYLFLIVGVLLGVDFIFLVVVTSFDNTRLNRREKELGTDDDDGSLPEIVGVCDAEHSVEWLSVLFAYKGFILLAGLFLAVETRKVKLASLNESRFIAMSVYGAVIVSIALTPIGFLLENFPNAQYAILGIMILISVTIILGLVFLSKMYKVYRDPDGKSIRDEIKSESNMSTIKPTDSTDYNDNAYRNKIEMLNMEVIQLRDEIAQLKRQNSATDLDVPISDTNGSTVSAKYEVSISDANGSTVL is encoded by the exons ATGAGGTCGTTGACGATTCTTATCGTCTGTGCTAATTTGCTTGCCGTGTCATCCCAAGGGAACACTACTAACGAGACGAGCCGTAATGAGACTAGTAACCACACGTTGTATCTTGGAGTGTTTCTTTCGATGGATACTGAGGACCCAAGTCAAGAGTCCATAGGATTTCTACCAGCTCTGGACTTAGCTATTGAGACTGTTAATAACCACTCTGAGGTTCTGAAGAATTTAGACGGAGTGTCGTACACTTTAGAAGTGGTTAAAAGTGACTCGAAG TGCGAGGCATCTACTAGTCTTCAAGGATTTATTCATCAGATTTTCAATGAGCCAACTAAAATTATGTTGATAGGGGCCTCGTGTTCAGTGTCTACAGAACCACTAGCTGAACTGTCACCATATTGGAGTTTAGTGCAG ATATCTCCGTCTGCCTCATCTCCTCGCCTCTCAAGTACCTCACCATTTTCCAGATTCTTAAGAACAGTGTCAAGTGATAGAGAGATAGATTATGGGATATCAAGAACAATGAGGCGTTTTGGATGGTCCAGAATTGCTTTGTTAACGCAATCTGAAAATATCTTCACTTTT TTTGCTGCAGCTTTACGTGATCACTTTGAAAAAGAACGAGGTGATTTGAAAATTATTACTGAAATATCATTCAATACTGATGGAGATGTGGAACAAGCAGTGGCTCAACTACAA CGTACCGCAGCTCGTGTGGTGTTTGTCAACATGTACTCTCCTGGTGCTATCAGAGTTGTATGTGAG GCACACAGGAGAGGCATGACCCACCCAACATATGCATGGATGTTTTTCAACTGGTACAGCAATGATTGGTGGAATGTTTCCAATTCATCTAGCTGCACTGATGATATGAGAAAGTCATTTCTTGATTACTCGCTTGTTTTTGATCATTATCCAAGAATCAATGACAGTGACAAGAACGAAACTAATATTGCTGGAATG ACTTATGAGCAATACGAACATGAGTACTACAAAAGACTTCAAAATGACTATCCTCATTATCGGACTGATCTTTTTAATGACAGTGTTTATACATTTGATGCTGTGTGGGCAGCTGCACTAGCTCTCCACAATGCTTCTAAAGTGTTGGAGAATGATCTAACACTGATGAACTTTAGTTATAACAGTGAGAACACCTCAAGGGATATCTATGAAGCAGCACTTAGCACGTCTTTCTTTGGTCTTTCA GGAGAAGTGAATTTTGACAGCGAAACTGGTGACAGGATTGGCAAAGTTAGACTGCTTCAATATCGAT ATACTGGAAACCTATCAAAAGTGCAGTTTGCTGAAATCTCTTCTGACAAACGATTAGTGTTTCTACAAGGTCTCAGTGTTGGTACAGTCTATCCTAATG GCATGGCTGTTGATGAGGAACATACTTACATTGATACACCACTGTTTGCTACCTACACTGTTTTGTCTGTGATTGGAATTGTGTTTTCCTGTGTCATGTTGATTTTCAACTTGTGGTACAGAGAACAACC GTATGTGCAACTCAGTAATCCGTACCTCAATATCTTGATTGTGATTGGTGCAATCATGTTCTACGTTGTTGTGATATTGTTTGGTGTGGATGAGAACACTGCATCATTTGATACAGTGGACAGTTTGTGTCATACAAGAATCTGGCTGTGTGCGTTTGCATTTACTCTACTATGTGGTACCATCATTGCCAAAACTTATAAAATTTATCACATCTTTCGTCACACAAAGCCTAATTCTACTCCA GCGGTCGATCTTATTTACCTGTTTCTAATTGTCGGAGTACTTCTTGGTGTGGATTTCATTTTCTTGGTGGTTGTAACAAGTTTTGATAACACGAGGTTAAACCGAAGGGAAAAAGAATTAGGCACTGATGACGAT GATGGTAGTTTGCCTGAAATTGTTGGAGTATGTGATGCTGAGCACTCTGTAGAATGGTTATCAGTCTTATTTGCTTATAAAGGATTTATTCTGTTGGCTGGACTATTTCTTGCTGTTGAGACACGTAAAGTGAAATTAGCCTCTCTGAATGAGTCTCGATTTATTGCCATGTCAGTTTATGGAGCAGTAATAGTATCAATAGCTCTTACTCCGATTGGATTTCTGCTGGAAAACTTCCCCAATGCTCAGTATGCTATTTTAGGAATAATGATATTGATTAGTGTAACCATCATATTGGGATTAGTGTTCCTTTCAAAG ATGTACAAAGTATACAGGGACCCAGATGGAAAGAGTATTCGTGACGAAATAAAGTCTGAAAGCAATATGAGTACCATTAAGCCTACTGACAGTACAGACTACAATGATAATGCCTATCGTAATAAGATAGAGATGTTAAATATGGAGGTGATTCAGTTGAGGGATGAAATTGCACAG CTGAAAagacagaattctgctacagaTCTTGATGTGCCTATCAGTGATACTAATGGATCAACTGTTAGTGCTAAATATGAAGTGAGCATCAGTGATGCCAATGGATCAACTGTGTTATAA